Genomic DNA from Oryzomonas sagensis:
TGATTTCTTCGATCCTCTCCCGGGGGCTCAACGACCCGCGTATCGGGTTCGTCACCATCATTGCCGTTGAGGTCACCGAAGACCTGCGGCTGGCGCGGGTCTTCTTCACGGTCATCGGCGACGACCAGGCCAAGAAGGACAGCGAAGCCGGCCTGAACAGCGCCAAGGGGTTCCTGCGCCGCGAACTGGGCAAGAGCCTGACCATGCGCTACACACCGGATCTCATCTTCAAGTACGATCATTCCGGGGAGTACGGCTCCCGGATAGACTCTCTCCTCAAGGAGATTGATACCCCGCATGAATGAAACCATTCAGGATATCGCATCGGTCATCCGCGCCAATTCCTCGTTTCTGATCACCAGCCACGAAAGCCCGGACGGCGATGCGGTCGGCTCTACCCTGGCCCTGGCCTCGTTCCTGCGGAAGAGCGGCAAAGAGGTCTGCGTCCATCTGCGTGACCAGGTGCCCGATCTGTATGCCTTCCTGCCGGGTGTCGATACGGTCGTTCAGCACATACCGGACCGGGATTTCGATGTGGCCTTTGTTCAGGATATCGGCGAGTTCAGCAGGGCGGGGGAAGAGTTCTGCTCCTTCAAGCGCATCGGCACGCTGGTCAATCTGGACCATCATCTGGGGTGCGACAACTTCGGCCACCACAACCTGATCGATCCCCAGGCCGCGGCGACCGGTGTGCTGGTTCACCGGGTCATCAGCGCCTTAGGCGGCCCCATG
This window encodes:
- a CDS encoding ribosome-binding factor A; amino-acid sequence: MAHKRSDKVAETIHELISSILSRGLNDPRIGFVTIIAVEVTEDLRLARVFFTVIGDDQAKKDSEAGLNSAKGFLRRELGKSLTMRYTPDLIFKYDHSGEYGSRIDSLLKEIDTPHE